One stretch of Eubacteriales bacterium DNA includes these proteins:
- a CDS encoding site-specific integrase: protein MAITTRKVKNKKNPDGTKSGKAGTVYDVNLKYKDENGDYRTYGKRGFLSKPEAVEHELDMQKKLSFGGYEPVKASEAKQTVKQYLESWVEVHGKANLRPSTFAGYRSHIKNHILPYIGNVPLNKLTPKMIDNMLAQLNERKLSQSTLRYAQRILSVAFEAARKYGYIQTNPARDILTKIGKDGKTPDPYTIEQMQGLLSRCIGTEWEMLIVLSGLYGLRRNEALGLRWDNVDLHKKTFSVVEQLPFQVPPNTTIIKEMAPTKSNDRVLPITDATLSYFIKHMQLQQRQKELTKLSGQPYYDNNLVIAKADGAPMRADRVSTNWGQLLRHFGMPHIRFHDLRHSAATNMHELTGDFYTVGQILGHSLKGIGVSLGISTNMADVTARYVDVRTSRKLVVLNAYHNALHPREAMKIASKKLSAKNRDER from the coding sequence ATGGCAATTACAACAAGAAAGGTCAAGAACAAAAAGAACCCCGATGGTACCAAGTCCGGAAAGGCGGGAACCGTTTATGATGTGAATCTAAAATATAAAGATGAAAACGGTGACTATCGGACTTATGGGAAGCGCGGCTTTTTATCCAAACCGGAGGCTGTGGAACACGAATTGGACATGCAGAAAAAACTGTCGTTCGGCGGGTATGAGCCGGTGAAGGCATCTGAAGCCAAACAAACGGTTAAGCAATATCTCGAATCCTGGGTTGAGGTTCACGGCAAAGCCAATCTGCGTCCCAGCACATTTGCCGGATATAGAAGCCATATTAAGAATCATATCCTCCCCTATATTGGCAATGTGCCGCTGAACAAGTTAACACCGAAAATGATCGACAATATGCTTGCGCAACTCAATGAACGAAAGCTATCTCAAAGCACATTGCGGTATGCACAACGAATACTAAGCGTGGCATTTGAGGCAGCGAGAAAATACGGGTATATCCAGACTAATCCGGCAAGAGACATATTGACTAAGATTGGTAAGGACGGTAAGACCCCTGACCCGTATACCATAGAGCAGATGCAAGGACTTTTAAGCAGGTGTATTGGAACAGAGTGGGAGATGCTGATTGTTTTAAGCGGCTTGTACGGACTGCGTAGAAATGAAGCCTTGGGATTGCGATGGGATAATGTTGATTTGCACAAGAAGACCTTTTCTGTTGTGGAACAGCTACCTTTTCAAGTTCCTCCGAATACCACTATTATTAAAGAAATGGCTCCGACCAAGTCCAATGATCGTGTATTACCCATAACAGATGCTACACTCTCCTATTTTATCAAGCACATGCAATTACAGCAGCGGCAGAAAGAACTTACCAAACTATCGGGGCAGCCGTATTATGATAATAATTTGGTTATTGCTAAAGCCGATGGTGCGCCGATGAGAGCGGATCGTGTATCAACAAATTGGGGGCAGCTCTTGCGGCATTTTGGAATGCCGCATATCAGGTTCCATGATCTTCGGCATAGCGCAGCCACCAATATGCATGAACTTACGGGCGACTTTTACACGGTAGGACAAATTTTAGGACATTCTTTGAAAGGGATCGGGGTATCGCTTGGTATCTCAACCAATATGGCTGACGTAACAGCTCGGTATGTCGATGTTCGGACAAGCCGTAAGCTGGTAGTGTTGAACGCGTATCATAACGCCCTTCATCCGAGAGAGGCTATGAAGATTGCAAGCAAGAAGCTATCTGCGAAAAACCGGGACGAAAGATAA
- a CDS encoding tyrosine-type recombinase/integrase yields the protein MVNAFLTQKKGYYYIVINQKDSNGKRKPKWVATHLKVEGNKEKAEVILDELKNGDRPLTDLSEILFSDYLLEWLKNVKGTIAVTTYSSYESTVKNIIAPYFDKLRINIRGLSHPQIQRFYEIQLDRHVSPNTVIRYHAIIHRALQHALKRGVIISNPADLAERPRKEVYHASCYSIEEANKLLEVARNSTIALPVILALFYGLRRSEVLGLRWSAIDFDNDTLTINHSVNQSMVDSDYTITAHDRLKKNSSFRTLPLIGVVRDALLLERNKNKSSEYVCTDIKGKLISPNYVTQTFSKLIKKNGLRSIRFHDLRHSCANILISQRVPLIEVQQWLGHSSISTTADLYSHLDYSIKLNSANTIKKN from the coding sequence ATGGTTAATGCTTTTTTAACTCAGAAAAAGGGATATTACTACATTGTCATCAATCAAAAAGACTCAAATGGCAAACGAAAACCTAAATGGGTTGCCACCCACTTAAAAGTTGAAGGGAACAAAGAGAAAGCAGAGGTTATATTGGATGAATTGAAAAACGGAGATCGGCCACTAACCGATTTATCTGAAATATTATTCTCTGATTATCTGTTGGAATGGCTTAAAAATGTGAAGGGTACGATAGCGGTAACGACATATTCATCGTATGAAAGTACTGTTAAAAACATTATTGCTCCGTATTTTGATAAACTGAGAATCAATATTAGAGGTTTATCACATCCTCAAATTCAAAGATTCTATGAGATTCAACTTGACCGACATGTTAGTCCGAATACTGTTATTCGGTATCATGCTATTATCCACAGAGCATTACAGCACGCTTTAAAACGAGGGGTTATTATTTCTAATCCGGCTGACTTGGCAGAACGTCCAAGAAAAGAGGTATATCATGCATCCTGCTACTCCATAGAAGAAGCGAATAAATTGTTGGAAGTTGCCCGAAACAGCACAATAGCATTACCGGTAATTTTAGCATTGTTTTACGGCCTTAGGCGAAGCGAAGTCTTGGGGCTTCGCTGGTCTGCAATTGATTTTGATAATGATACTTTAACCATCAATCATTCTGTAAATCAATCTATGGTTGATTCGGATTATACGATTACAGCTCACGATAGGCTTAAGAAAAACTCCAGCTTTCGTACCCTGCCGTTGATTGGCGTGGTTAGAGACGCTCTGCTGCTTGAACGAAACAAAAACAAATCATCGGAATATGTGTGCACGGATATCAAAGGCAAATTAATAAGCCCTAACTATGTAACGCAAACATTTTCGAAGTTGATAAAGAAGAATGGATTGCGTTCCATTCGTTTTCATGATCTCCGTCACAGCTGCGCAAATATCCTTATCAGTCAGCGCGTTCCCCTAATCGAAGTACAGCAATGGTTAGGGCATAGTTCAATTTCGACGACGGCAGATTTATATTCTCATTTGGATTACTCTATAAAACTAAACAGTGCAAATACCATTAAAAAAAATTAG
- the alsK gene encoding allose kinase translates to MKYLSDKKIIGVDIGGTKLRIGLFKNGKIFNFKCLNSKDLFYEGDELYNLYVILSEYINEVEKGISAISIGFPSPVSIDRKIVLNVPNIIKKDGVHAFSGKNVVGYLKSKLNIPILINKDTSNLLINDIHSVKDSSGVIIGCYFGTGIGAAIAIDGQILSGKNGVAAEIGHIPFYMQNRLCNCGNIGCAECYASGRELKNIIDTSFNGYTIDDVFKHNSDDERIYKWIEAVCVTVATAINLLDPRIVFLGGGVFSGSFPKDMFLDCLKAHVMAPLPRNGLDIRFSKQDSMSGVLGAAYYALETI, encoded by the coding sequence ATGAAATATTTAAGCGATAAAAAAATCATCGGTGTAGATATAGGTGGGACAAAATTAAGGATAGGTTTATTTAAAAACGGAAAAATCTTTAATTTTAAATGCCTGAATTCTAAGGACCTCTTTTACGAAGGAGACGAGCTTTATAACCTATATGTGATTTTATCTGAGTATATAAATGAAGTAGAAAAGGGGATTTCCGCCATATCAATAGGCTTCCCATCTCCGGTATCGATTGATAGAAAGATAGTTCTTAATGTACCTAATATAATAAAAAAAGATGGCGTTCATGCTTTTTCCGGAAAAAATGTCGTTGGCTATTTAAAATCAAAACTTAATATACCGATTTTAATAAATAAAGATACGAGTAACCTTTTGATTAACGATATTCATTCAGTTAAAGATAGCTCTGGGGTAATCATCGGGTGCTATTTTGGAACAGGGATAGGGGCTGCCATTGCTATAGACGGACAGATCTTGTCAGGCAAGAACGGCGTGGCTGCAGAAATAGGGCATATCCCTTTTTATATGCAAAATAGGTTATGTAACTGCGGTAATATAGGGTGTGCGGAATGCTATGCTTCCGGAAGAGAGCTTAAAAATATCATAGATACATCTTTTAACGGTTATACTATCGACGATGTCTTTAAACACAATTCAGATGACGAGAGGATATATAAGTGGATAGAAGCAGTCTGCGTGACTGTAGCAACAGCAATAAATTTACTTGATCCAAGAATTGTTTTTTTGGGTGGTGGAGTATTCTCGGGCAGTTTCCCAAAGGATATGTTTTTAGATTGTTTAAAAGCACATGTAATGGCACCTTTGCCGAGAAACGGGTTAGATATACGCTTTTCAAAGCAGGACAGTATGTCGGGCGTATTAGGCGCGGCATATTATGCTCTTGAAACAATATAA
- a CDS encoding MerR family transcriptional regulator produces the protein MMEFTINKLSKMAGVSTRTLRYYDEIGLLKPKRLSPSGYRIYGQEEVDILQQILFYRELGFRLDKIKKVIISSSFDKQEALSEHLSALVTKRNQLNALIANVEKTISASKGETTISDNEKFDGFKQRVVDSNEKKYGAEVRAKYGNDVVDKSNAKIKGMSQEHYKDMEKLSQEINKTLKLAFKSGDPAGELAIKACEMHKTWLIYFWGGYSKKAHKSLAQTYVDDPRFTEYYDKIAPGCAKFFRDAIINYCK, from the coding sequence ATGATGGAATTCACCATAAACAAACTAAGCAAAATGGCTGGTGTCAGTACACGAACGCTTAGATACTATGATGAAATAGGCCTTTTAAAGCCAAAAAGGTTAAGCCCATCCGGTTATCGCATATATGGCCAAGAGGAAGTGGATATTCTCCAGCAAATTTTATTCTACCGTGAACTAGGATTTAGATTAGACAAGATAAAAAAAGTCATAATATCCTCCTCTTTCGATAAACAAGAAGCTCTATCCGAACATTTAAGCGCACTCGTAACTAAACGCAATCAATTAAATGCATTAATTGCCAACGTAGAAAAGACCATATCTGCTTCTAAAGGAGAGACAACCATATCGGATAATGAAAAGTTTGATGGTTTCAAACAAAGGGTAGTAGACTCAAACGAAAAAAAATATGGGGCAGAAGTTCGCGCTAAATACGGTAATGATGTAGTAGATAAGTCAAATGCTAAAATAAAAGGTATGTCTCAGGAACATTATAAAGACATGGAGAAATTGTCCCAAGAGATAAATAAAACTTTAAAGTTAGCTTTTAAATCGGGTGACCCGGCAGGCGAACTTGCAATTAAAGCTTGTGAAATGCACAAGACGTGGTTAATATATTTTTGGGGGGGCTATAGTAAGAAGGCGCATAAAAGCCTTGCGCAGACCTATGTAGACGATCCACGTTTCACTGAATATTATGACAAAATAGCACCGGGATGTGCAAAATTCTTTAGAGATGCAATAATCAATTATTGTAAATAA
- a CDS encoding peptidoglycan-binding domain-containing protein — protein sequence MKKTVLFFICFLILAITPLSASADSEILTIQSEGIEVFMLQKRLCDLGYLNYRATGSYGLMTRKAVSDFQVKNNLSADGSAGEETLNVLFSNDALRAPITETVTLYSGPASTGTASKYGEAVDWATFKDIFTVGTTATITDFNSNTTFTVKRTGGENNAWIEPVSASDNTNYVKSFGGGASYEKRAVLVTLNGTTYAAALFGWPHGKDNVSDNGMSGHTNLFFTGSTSDVLNLPDEEYQEQIDRATQK from the coding sequence ATGAAAAAAACAGTACTGTTTTTTATATGTTTTTTAATACTGGCTATTACACCATTAAGTGCATCGGCAGATTCTGAAATACTCACTATCCAAAGTGAGGGTATTGAAGTTTTTATGCTCCAAAAGCGCCTTTGCGACTTAGGATACTTAAATTACCGCGCAACAGGCTCCTATGGCTTGATGACGCGTAAAGCCGTTTCCGACTTCCAAGTTAAAAATAATCTTAGTGCAGATGGTTCTGCAGGCGAAGAAACCCTAAACGTCTTATTTTCTAATGATGCGCTGCGTGCTCCTATAACTGAAACCGTGACTTTATATAGTGGCCCGGCTTCCACAGGCACTGCCTCCAAATATGGCGAGGCTGTTGATTGGGCTACTTTTAAAGATATATTCACAGTTGGGACCACAGCAACCATAACCGATTTTAACTCTAACACAACTTTTACAGTTAAAAGAACCGGCGGAGAAAACAATGCCTGGATAGAACCAGTTTCAGCAAGTGACAATACTAACTATGTAAAATCCTTTGGGGGTGGTGCGTCGTATGAAAAACGAGCCGTTTTAGTCACTTTAAATGGGACTACTTATGCGGCTGCTTTATTTGGCTGGCCTCACGGAAAAGATAACGTCTCAGATAACGGCATGTCAGGGCATACAAACCTTTTCTTTACCGGCAGCACATCTGACGTATTGAATCTTCCGGATGAAGAATATCAGGAACAAATAGACCGCGCTACTCAAAAATAA
- a CDS encoding iron-containing alcohol dehydrogenase: MNYSVQIPGKVIFEVGGFKKLPELVKEIGDKAFLVFGSKSFRESDNCKSLLSALKNAGISFKLSTPVTREPSPEIVDENTRLAKYFGANVVVAVGGGSVIDTAKAVSAMATNEGSVKEYLEGIGTKTVRNDPIPLIAVPTTAGTGSEATKNAVISSVSEGFKNSIRHDKMLPVIALIDAELMVSVPKSVTAPSGMDAICQLIEGYTTKIPNDFSDALALYNIKRALSAIRRAYNDPNDIEARETMACAATYSGMIIACAGLGAAHGVAAGLGAIYDVPHGIACAIMLPYIMEYNYQKGVSKYEDIAKSVLGKKDVYELISQIKKLNVDLNIPTDLKAYNIKQKDLKKLTDASLGFSTKKNPVTVNKKELMAILSKLI, from the coding sequence ATGAATTATTCAGTACAGATACCTGGAAAGGTAATATTTGAGGTAGGCGGGTTTAAAAAACTACCTGAATTAGTTAAGGAAATTGGCGATAAAGCATTTTTGGTGTTTGGATCTAAATCTTTTAGAGAAAGTGACAACTGTAAATCATTGCTTAGTGCTTTAAAAAACGCAGGTATTTCGTTTAAACTTTCAACGCCGGTAACGAGAGAGCCGTCTCCTGAGATAGTAGATGAAAATACCCGCCTTGCAAAGTATTTTGGCGCAAATGTTGTAGTTGCAGTTGGTGGGGGTAGCGTTATAGATACGGCAAAGGCAGTAAGCGCCATGGCAACGAATGAAGGGAGTGTTAAGGAGTACCTGGAGGGTATTGGCACAAAAACAGTTAGAAACGACCCGATACCTTTAATAGCTGTACCAACGACTGCAGGAACAGGCTCTGAGGCAACTAAGAATGCGGTTATATCTTCTGTTTCAGAAGGGTTCAAAAATAGTATACGCCACGATAAAATGCTTCCTGTTATTGCACTTATTGATGCCGAACTGATGGTTTCTGTACCTAAAAGTGTTACAGCTCCTTCAGGAATGGACGCTATATGTCAGTTAATAGAAGGTTATACAACGAAGATTCCAAATGATTTTAGCGATGCGCTTGCCCTATATAATATTAAAAGAGCATTGTCAGCTATAAGACGCGCATATAACGACCCTAATGATATAGAGGCAAGGGAGACAATGGCTTGTGCCGCAACGTATTCCGGAATGATAATAGCCTGTGCAGGGCTGGGTGCAGCACATGGCGTTGCAGCAGGTTTAGGAGCGATATATGATGTACCGCATGGGATAGCCTGTGCTATTATGCTTCCCTATATAATGGAATATAATTATCAAAAAGGCGTTTCAAAATATGAGGATATTGCAAAATCAGTATTAGGCAAAAAAGATGTTTACGAGCTCATATCGCAGATTAAGAAGTTAAACGTAGATTTAAATATACCAACAGATTTAAAGGCATATAATATAAAGCAAAAGGACCTTAAAAAACTGACAGATGCTTCTTTAGGATTCAGTACGAAAAAGAACCCGGTCACAGTTAACAAAAAAGAACTTATGGCAATTTTGTCGAAACTTATTTAA
- a CDS encoding GNAT family N-acetyltransferase — MWRPKQRSSLGYLGIFPDKLFAGYKNYVPDLKADEFSMYFPKTNAAFDYCNDAKFFLAYKDDEIAGRVCAINSKESNKKWGTKSIRFSRLDFIDDKEVSAALIGAVENWAKEIGLSEIHGPLGFSDLDKEGLQIEGFEYDGLSFTINNYPYYKEHLEALGFTKATDWLEYRITTPQKDDPIVKKMDRMAELVLKRTKLRLLEIKRMSQASKIVIQIFDLLNECYKELYGVVPYNQHQAIEYYNRFKPLLNPKYAKFIIDSEGKLVGFGLAAPSLNKCLRQNKGRLFPFGFISILKAIKNVEILDLYLIAVHPKYQSSGLPAVLMNAVMKSAVEGGVKFAETGPELETNDKIQSLWKFFEVINTKRRRCFIKNID; from the coding sequence TTGTGGAGGCCAAAACAAAGAAGCAGCTTAGGTTATTTAGGGATTTTTCCGGATAAGCTTTTTGCAGGATATAAGAATTATGTACCTGATCTTAAGGCAGACGAGTTTTCGATGTACTTTCCAAAAACCAATGCCGCTTTCGATTACTGCAACGATGCAAAGTTTTTTTTAGCTTACAAAGACGATGAAATAGCCGGCAGGGTATGTGCTATTAACAGCAAAGAGTCTAATAAAAAGTGGGGAACTAAGAGCATCAGGTTTTCGAGGTTAGATTTTATAGATGACAAAGAAGTTTCTGCTGCTTTGATAGGTGCTGTGGAAAATTGGGCTAAAGAAATAGGGCTTAGCGAAATCCATGGCCCGCTAGGTTTTTCCGACCTTGATAAAGAGGGGCTCCAGATAGAAGGTTTTGAATATGACGGGCTTTCGTTTACAATAAATAACTACCCTTATTATAAAGAACATTTAGAAGCCCTGGGGTTTACAAAAGCGACTGATTGGCTTGAGTACCGTATTACAACGCCTCAAAAAGATGACCCCATAGTTAAAAAGATGGATCGTATGGCAGAATTGGTTTTAAAACGCACTAAACTTAGGCTTCTTGAGATAAAAAGGATGTCGCAGGCTAGCAAAATAGTGATACAGATATTCGATCTTTTAAATGAGTGTTATAAAGAATTATACGGCGTGGTACCTTATAACCAGCATCAGGCTATAGAGTATTACAACCGTTTTAAACCTTTATTGAACCCTAAATATGCTAAATTTATAATAGACAGTGAGGGTAAACTCGTTGGGTTTGGGTTAGCAGCACCATCGCTTAATAAATGCTTAAGGCAAAACAAAGGCAGGCTTTTCCCATTTGGTTTTATTTCTATCTTAAAAGCCATTAAAAACGTGGAAATTTTGGATTTATATTTAATAGCAGTGCACCCTAAGTACCAAAGTTCTGGCCTTCCTGCAGTTTTAATGAATGCAGTCATGAAATCTGCTGTTGAAGGCGGAGTCAAGTTTGCTGAGACAGGCCCTGAACTTGAGACAAACGATAAAATTCAGAGCCTATGGAAGTTTTTTGAAGTTATTAATACTAAGCGGCGTAGATGTTTTATAAAAAATATAGATTAG
- a CDS encoding phosphoglycerate mutase family protein translates to MKVALIRHLKVNLEKTPFFMSSAQFDKWNGDYDKAPIIKGDIDLSGIRFDKYYCSDMPRAIETAAHITDNFVISPELHEVPIFPFVKTKRIKLPFTIWRVFGRLAWLFHAKSQTEIKILSEERATKFLNKVLPNLKSNVAIITHGFFILGLAKHLKSLGFSGPRYKSFKNGEMTIYTLEE, encoded by the coding sequence TTGAAAGTTGCACTTATTAGACACTTAAAAGTTAATTTGGAAAAAACACCATTTTTTATGAGTAGCGCTCAGTTCGACAAATGGAACGGTGACTATGATAAAGCTCCAATAATTAAAGGAGACATAGACCTTAGTGGCATACGCTTTGACAAATATTACTGCAGTGATATGCCCCGCGCCATCGAAACAGCTGCACATATAACGGATAACTTCGTCATTTCACCGGAATTACACGAAGTCCCGATATTTCCATTTGTAAAGACTAAACGTATAAAGCTGCCATTTACAATTTGGCGCGTGTTTGGGCGTTTAGCATGGCTCTTTCACGCTAAATCTCAAACTGAAATAAAGATTTTGAGTGAGGAACGGGCCACAAAATTTTTAAATAAGGTCCTGCCTAATTTAAAATCCAATGTTGCAATTATAACACATGGATTCTTTATTTTAGGCCTTGCAAAACATCTAAAGAGTCTTGGATTTTCCGGCCCGCGTTATAAGTCCTTTAAAAACGGAGAAATGACTATTTACACATTAGAAGAATAA
- a CDS encoding sugar phosphate isomerase/epimerase: MFCGMSTACFIGKYFTEESIDAMASIGVKDVEIFLSCPSEYKIKFIKNLKKRLDDNGMRAHSVHAFSVGFEPQIFSIYERSRKDAFNYFMKIVKAANCLGATMYSFHGPANYKGNLELYINYKACADKTRKLIDAAADYGVSLAWENVYWCAFSNPGFVEKMDANGYLDNLRFTLDIKQAAQSGISVDKYIDAMGDRLANIHICDFRYTDKGVEPCLPFTGEMDFLKFKNKLKEVNYTGGLITEVYGRNYHDLDELKHTYDRVKSFFEE; encoded by the coding sequence ATGTTTTGCGGAATGTCTACAGCTTGTTTTATAGGTAAGTATTTTACAGAAGAATCAATAGATGCTATGGCGTCTATCGGCGTAAAGGATGTTGAAATTTTTTTAAGTTGTCCATCTGAATATAAAATTAAATTTATAAAAAATTTAAAGAAAAGGCTTGATGATAACGGAATGAGGGCACACTCCGTACATGCGTTTTCAGTTGGGTTTGAACCACAGATTTTTTCTATATACGAGCGTTCAAGAAAAGACGCGTTTAATTATTTTATGAAAATAGTCAAGGCGGCGAACTGCCTAGGAGCTACAATGTATTCTTTTCATGGCCCGGCAAATTATAAGGGGAATTTAGAGCTTTACATAAATTACAAGGCCTGCGCAGATAAAACTAGGAAACTAATAGATGCAGCAGCTGATTATGGCGTTAGCTTGGCATGGGAAAATGTCTACTGGTGTGCTTTTTCAAACCCAGGATTTGTTGAAAAGATGGATGCTAACGGCTATCTTGACAACCTTAGGTTTACTCTTGATATTAAGCAGGCGGCGCAATCTGGGATAAGTGTGGATAAATATATCGATGCAATGGGAGACAGGCTTGCAAACATTCATATATGTGATTTTAGATATACTGATAAGGGAGTGGAACCATGTCTTCCCTTTACCGGGGAAATGGATTTTTTAAAGTTTAAAAATAAGCTTAAGGAGGTAAATTATACAGGCGGGCTTATAACCGAGGTTTACGGGAGGAACTATCATGATTTAGATGAATTAAAGCATACTTATGATAGGGTGAAGTCATTTTTTGAAGAATGA
- a CDS encoding phosphatidylglycerol lysyltransferase domain-containing protein: MNIRREDFKSIELKDKDIIEKFLAGEKKLNSDACFANLYMWQKMINLRYIILGDALIIAAGKEDACFLTPPYLSKKDLDLSPYMSAINECMLRVNGFICIRAVNERVKEKIKKDFSDVYDIVEDRNNFEYVYDVNKLITLPGKKYHSKKNHVNRFIKEYDYEYDAYSDIYFEECMQMQESWSKEKDFSDKYSYFESDAIERALKHYKELGLSGCVIKIGGKIKAFSFGTALNEDTALILVEKADYRYQGIYQIINRDFLRHNFYNYKFVNRQEDMGDEGLRQAKMSYHPVSFAKKYTVRSKGCGKCP; encoded by the coding sequence ATGAATATTAGAAGAGAAGACTTTAAATCAATTGAACTAAAAGATAAAGACATAATCGAAAAGTTTCTTGCTGGCGAAAAAAAATTAAATAGCGATGCGTGTTTTGCCAACCTATACATGTGGCAAAAAATGATAAATCTAAGGTACATTATATTAGGGGATGCACTTATTATCGCCGCAGGAAAAGAAGATGCATGTTTTTTGACACCACCTTATTTATCAAAAAAGGATTTGGATTTATCTCCTTATATGAGCGCGATAAATGAGTGTATGTTAAGAGTAAACGGGTTTATCTGCATAAGGGCTGTCAACGAAAGGGTCAAAGAAAAAATAAAAAAAGATTTTAGCGACGTTTACGACATAGTTGAAGACAGAAATAACTTTGAGTATGTATACGACGTAAATAAACTTATTACGCTTCCAGGCAAAAAATACCATTCTAAGAAAAACCACGTAAACCGGTTTATCAAAGAATACGATTATGAATACGATGCCTACTCTGATATTTATTTTGAAGAATGCATGCAGATGCAGGAAAGTTGGTCTAAGGAAAAGGATTTTTCGGATAAATACAGTTATTTTGAATCTGATGCTATAGAGCGTGCCCTTAAACATTATAAAGAACTTGGTTTAAGCGGATGTGTAATAAAAATAGGCGGTAAAATCAAAGCATTTTCGTTTGGAACGGCGCTTAATGAAGATACCGCACTTATACTTGTAGAAAAAGCAGATTATAGATACCAGGGAATATACCAGATCATAAACAGAGATTTTTTAAGGCATAATTTTTATAATTATAAGTTTGTAAACCGTCAGGAAGACATGGGTGATGAAGGTTTAAGGCAGGCAAAAATGTCTTATCATCCGGTCTCATTCGCAAAAAAGTATACCGTAAGGTCAAAGGGATGCGGGAAATGCCCTTAA
- a CDS encoding thymidine phosphorylase, with translation MHIIDIIEKKRDGKELTQEEIDFFVKGFTEESIPDYQASALLMAMYIKGLSKDETANLTISMLNSGEKMDLSGIKGVVADKHSTGGVADTTTLVAAPIAAACGVRVAKLSGRALGHTGGTLDKLEAIPNFNVNLSLDEFKKQVNDIGLAIAGQTLKLCPADKKIYALRDVTATVSNVSLIASSIMSKKIASGAPAIVLDVKTGNGAFMKKYEDSLALALEMVDIGTKAGRNVTAFITDMNQPLGRAVGNAFEVKEAIDILEGREKGDLFEVSIALASQMIFLTGNAKNYSEAVLKAKKSIGDKSAINKLKQMISYQGGDTSFIEDLNSFVETKFARDIIAKRDGYIGFIDVPKIGQASISLGSGRRKLNDSIDYKAGIYIEKRLNDKVFKGDVLMRLYSNNEAKFDEACFILKDTVNIQDGPIKKPKLIYKVIDKNGQRDF, from the coding sequence ATGCATATTATCGATATTATAGAAAAGAAAAGGGACGGTAAAGAGTTAACACAAGAGGAAATAGATTTTTTTGTTAAAGGATTTACTGAAGAGAGCATACCGGATTATCAGGCCTCGGCGTTGCTTATGGCGATGTATATAAAGGGGCTTAGCAAAGATGAGACCGCTAACCTGACTATTTCTATGCTAAACTCAGGAGAAAAGATGGATCTATCGGGGATCAAAGGTGTCGTGGCGGACAAGCACTCTACCGGAGGGGTAGCAGATACGACAACTTTGGTTGCAGCACCAATTGCAGCAGCATGCGGAGTACGCGTTGCCAAGCTTTCAGGCAGGGCCCTTGGGCATACGGGCGGTACGCTCGATAAATTAGAGGCAATTCCTAACTTCAACGTAAATTTGAGTTTAGACGAATTTAAAAAACAAGTAAACGATATCGGCTTAGCAATTGCGGGGCAGACCCTTAAACTTTGTCCGGCCGATAAAAAGATATATGCACTTCGCGATGTTACTGCAACTGTTAGTAACGTATCACTTATAGCAAGCAGTATAATGAGCAAAAAGATAGCTTCTGGGGCGCCCGCCATAGTTCTTGATGTAAAGACAGGCAACGGTGCATTTATGAAAAAATATGAAGATAGTTTGGCCCTTGCTTTGGAGATGGTAGATATAGGAACCAAAGCCGGAAGAAATGTAACTGCATTCATAACGGATATGAACCAGCCGCTTGGGAGGGCAGTCGGCAATGCTTTTGAAGTTAAAGAAGCTATAGACATACTTGAAGGGCGTGAAAAGGGAGATTTATTTGAAGTTTCTATTGCCCTGGCCTCGCAGATGATATTTCTAACAGGCAATGCCAAAAATTATTCGGAGGCGGTTTTAAAGGCTAAAAAGAGCATAGGGGATAAAAGCGCAATAAATAAGCTAAAGCAAATGATATCTTATCAAGGCGGTGACACGAGTTTTATCGAAGATTTAAACAGCTTTGTCGAGACCAAATTTGCAAGGGACATAATAGCAAAAAGAGACGGTTATATTGGTTTTATAGATGTACCAAAGATAGGGCAAGCCTCAATTAGCTTAGGATCAGGACGAAGAAAACTGAATGACAGTATAGATTATAAAGCGGGAATATATATTGAAAAAAGGCTTAATGACAAGGTATTTAAAGGTGACGTGCTGATGAGGCTATATTCTAACAACGAAGCCAAGTTTGATGAGGCATGTTTTATTTTAAAAGATACAGTTAATATACAAGACGGACCAATAAAAAAACCAAAGCTTATATATAAAGTAATAGATAAAAACGGACAAAGAGATTTTTAA